A window from Gossypium raimondii isolate GPD5lz chromosome 7, ASM2569854v1, whole genome shotgun sequence encodes these proteins:
- the LOC105786243 gene encoding SNF1-related protein kinase regulatory subunit gamma-1 has translation MANLQLERETSIGMQVEDLWDVQESKLNPTQKLNACFENIPVSAFPHTPQGIEIKSDASLAEAVQILAQNKILSAPVVNVDAPEDASWIDRYLGIVEFAGIAVWILQQSEPPSPTNHSPTGAEPAVASANGMPSSAELRTLGSEDASITAGDFFEALTSSEFYKKTKVRDISGSFRWAPFLALQQSNSFLTMLLLLSKYKMKSIPIVDLGAGNINNIITQSAVIHMLAECTGLQWFESWGTKKLSEIGLPTISRNQLVTVHEDEPVLQAFRLMRKKRVGGVPVVTGDGKKAIGNISLRDVQFLLTAPEIYHDYRLITAKNFLLAVKNYLEKHDTRSPMLSGMITCKTNETIKELIQMLDSLKIQRVYVVDDDGNLEGTITLRDIISRLVYEPPGYFGDFFDGVLPLPENCRV, from the exons ATGGCCAATTTGCAACTGGAAAGAGAGACTAGCATTGGGATGCAAGTGGAAGATCTATGGGATGTTCAAGAATCAAAGCTTAATCCTACGCAGAAACTTAACGCTTGCTTTGAAAACATCCCTGTCTCTGCTTTCCCTCATACTCCTCAAG GGATCGAGATAAAATCGGATGCGAGTTTGGCCGAGGCTGTTCAAATACTTGCCCAAAACAAGATTCTTAGTGCACCTGTTGTCAATGTTGATGCACCTGAGGATGCAAGTTGGATTGATAGATATCTTGGCATTGTAGAGTTTGCAGGCATTGCCGTATGGATTCTCCAACAG TCAGAACCACCTTCACCTACAAACCATTCGCCTACCGGAGCTGAACCTGCAGTAGCTTCTGCTAACGGAATGCCCTCTTCTGCCGAGCTCAGGACTTTAGGCTCTGAAGATGCTTCAATCACTGCTGGAGACTTTTTTGAGGCTCTAACATCCTCCGAGTTCTATAAGAAAACTAAG GTCCGGGATATCTCAGGATCCTTCCGCTGGGCACCATTCCTAGCTTTGCAGCAATCAAACTCGTTTTTGACTATGCTGTTACTGCTTTCAAAGTACAAAATGAAGAGTATTCCCATAGTTGATCTTGGTGCTGGAAATATCAATAACATCATCACACAATCGGCTGTGATTCACATGTTAGCGGAATGTACTGGGCTTCAGTGGTTCGAAAGCTGGGGAACCAAGAAACTTTCCGAGATTGGTCTTCCTACGATATCACGCAATCAACTCGTTACA GTACATGAAGATGAACCAGTGCTTCAGGCATTTAGGTTAATGAGGAAAAAGAGAGTCGGAGGCGTACCTGTTGTCACCGGTGATGGAAAAAAAGCTATTGGTAACATAAGCCTTAGAGACGTACAGTTCCTTTTAACCGCACCGGAGATCTACCATGATTACAG ATTGATCACGGCAAAGAACTTCCTGCTAGCAGTTAAAAACTACTTGGAGAAACATGACACGAGATCGCCAATGTTGAGTGGCATGATCACTTGCAAGACAAATGAAACCATCAAAGAGTTGATCCAAATGCTCGACTCGTTGAAGATCCAACGAGTGTATGTCGTTGATGATGACGGGAATTTGGAAGGAACGATCACGCTTCGAGACATCATTTCGAGGTTAGTATATGAACCACCTGGATACTTTGGTGATTTTTTCGATGGTGTGTTGCCTCTACCAGAGAACTGTAGGGTTTAA
- the LOC105786236 gene encoding F-box protein At1g67340, translated as MEENSRGISPRRSKRSTVHKIAAANEPNLFDELPDDLVVSVLCKLSSSAASSSDFINALLTCKRFKRLGFHQLVLSNVGSKVLAVKAKNWSDSVHRFLIHCVNAGNVEACYTLGMIRFYSLQNRGSGMSLMAKAAVKSYAPALYSLAVIQFNGSGGSRTDKDLQAGVALCARAAFLGHVDALRELGHCFQDGYGIRQNITAGRRLLMQANTRELASLLKSLVKQQPNHHHHHRGFNYEQFNCISGSGCSSMSNEPASEGHPVNVFLKEWFELGLGEMGEGLRLCSHKGCGRPETRAHEFRRCSACGTVHYCSRGCQALDWKLRHKLECVPFERWLE; from the exons atggaagaaaatagtAGAGGAATCTCACCGAGGAGATCAAAGCGAAGTACCGTTCATAAAATCGCCGCCGCCAACGAACCAAATCTCTTCGATGAATTACCTGACGATCTTGTTGTTTCCGTTCTTTGCAAGCTCAGCTCTTCAGCGGCTTCTTCTTCTGATTTCATCAATGCTCTCTTAAc ATGCAAGAGATTTAAGCGTTTAGGGTTTCATCAACTCGTGTTATCAAATGTTGGATCAAAAGTTTTGGCGGTGAAAGCTAAAAATTGGTCCGATTCTGTTCACCGGTTTCTCATACACTGTGTCAACGCCGGCAACGTTGAAGCTTGTTACACTCTTGGCATG ATTCGATTTTATAGCTTACAAAACCGAGGAAGCGGGATGTCGTTAATGGCCAAAGCAGCAGTCAAATCCTACGCGCCAGCTTTATACTCGCTAGCAGTCATACAATTCAACGGCAGCGGTGGCTCCAGAACCGACAAGGATCTCCAAGCCGGAGTAGCTTTATGCGCTCGAGCCGCTTTCCTTGGCCACGTGGACGCACTCCGTGAGCTCGGCCATTGCTTTCAAGACGGTTACGGCATCCGCCAAAATATAACGGCCGGACGCCGGTTACTCATGCAAGCCAACACGCGAGAACTCGCGTCGTTGCTAAAATCTTTAGTCAAACAGCAACCcaaccaccaccaccatcaccGCGGTTTTAACTATGAACAATTTAATTGCATCTCCGGTTCGGGATGTTCGTCGATGAGTAATGAACCGGCTTCGGAGGGGCACCCGGTCAATGTGTTTTTGAAAGAATGGTTCGAGTTAGGGTTGGGTGAGATGGGTGAGGGCTTAAGGCTTTGTTCTCATAAAGGGTGTGGGAGACCGGAGACGAGGGCGCATGAGTTTAGGAGGTGCTCGGCTTGTGGGACGGTGCATTACTGCTCTCGTGGATGCCAAGCTCTTGATTGGAAGTTGAGGCATAAGTTGGAATGTGTACCTTTTGAACGGTGGTTGGAATAA